Proteins from a genomic interval of Pseudoalteromonas aliena SW19:
- the fliL gene encoding flagellar basal body-associated protein FliL — MAEDTNLEIEETGKSKKKLIIIIAAALLVVGGIAGYFLMSGSDAPAEAVNKETAAATDAPADTASSSAEVGTALYVAMPRPFVFNVPGSSRDRIVQVKVQLLVRGSVNEETAKKHIPLIEGKLLSIFSTTTADELSTSAGKETLRFAALEKVQAALIDVEGSKVIERVLFTGFVMQ; from the coding sequence ATGGCTGAAGACACTAATTTAGAAATAGAAGAAACAGGTAAAAGTAAAAAGAAACTCATAATAATCATCGCAGCCGCTTTACTTGTTGTAGGTGGCATTGCAGGTTACTTTTTAATGTCAGGTTCTGACGCTCCTGCAGAAGCTGTAAACAAAGAGACAGCAGCGGCCACTGATGCTCCTGCTGATACGGCTAGTTCATCAGCTGAGGTCGGGACTGCGTTATATGTCGCCATGCCTAGACCATTTGTATTTAATGTACCTGGTTCAAGTAGAGATAGAATAGTACAAGTTAAAGTACAACTTTTGGTACGTGGTAGTGTTAATGAAGAAACTGCAAAAAAACATATTCCACTTATTGAAGGAAAGCTACTTAGTATTTTTTCAACGACCACCGCTGATGAGTTGAGCACAAGTGCAGGTAAAGAAACACTTCGTTTTGCAGCTCTGGAAAAAGTGCAAGCAGCGTTAATCGATGTTGAAGGTAGTAAAGTAATAGAGCGGGTGTTATTTACCGGCTTTGTGATGCAATAA
- the fliM gene encoding flagellar motor switch protein FliM, with protein MSDLLSQDEIDALLHGVDDVEEEDIHDGEGGGGGTLQYDFSSQDRIVRGRMPTLEIVNERFARHMRISLFNMMRRTAEVSINGVQMIKFGEYVHTLFVPTSLNMVRFRPLKGTGLITMEARLVFILVDNFFGGDGRYHAKIEGREFTPTERRIVQMLLKIIFEDYKEAWAPVMDVSFEYLDSEVNPAMANIVSPTEVVVISSFHIELDGGGGDFHIALPYSMLEPIRELLDAGVQSDTEDTDLRWSKALRDEIMDVEVGLSTQLLEVDLTLAQIMELKAGDIIPVEMPEHITVFVEELPTFRAKMGRSRDNVALQISEKIKRPDSVKSELHVFTKGGKKIDSDAELAELEDDLHLSEGVDLDW; from the coding sequence GTGAGCGATTTATTATCCCAAGACGAAATTGATGCGCTATTACACGGTGTTGATGATGTTGAAGAGGAAGATATACACGACGGTGAAGGTGGTGGAGGGGGGACACTTCAGTACGACTTTTCTTCCCAAGACCGGATCGTACGTGGTCGCATGCCGACACTCGAAATTGTTAATGAACGTTTTGCAAGGCATATGCGAATTAGCTTATTTAACATGATGCGCCGCACTGCTGAAGTGTCTATCAACGGCGTTCAAATGATTAAATTTGGTGAGTACGTCCATACGCTATTTGTACCTACTAGTTTAAATATGGTGCGTTTCAGACCATTAAAAGGAACTGGGCTTATCACCATGGAAGCACGTCTTGTGTTTATTTTGGTTGATAACTTTTTTGGTGGTGATGGACGCTATCACGCCAAAATAGAAGGGCGTGAATTTACGCCAACGGAACGTCGTATAGTACAAATGCTACTTAAAATAATTTTTGAAGATTATAAAGAAGCATGGGCACCGGTTATGGATGTGTCATTTGAGTATCTGGATTCTGAAGTAAATCCAGCCATGGCTAATATTGTAAGTCCAACCGAGGTTGTTGTTATTAGCTCTTTTCATATTGAGCTTGATGGCGGTGGCGGCGACTTTCATATTGCGCTTCCTTATTCAATGCTTGAGCCAATTAGAGAGCTATTGGATGCGGGTGTTCAATCAGACACTGAAGATACCGATTTACGTTGGAGCAAAGCGCTGCGTGATGAAATTATGGATGTAGAGGTTGGCTTATCGACTCAATTACTGGAAGTCGATTTAACCTTAGCACAAATAATGGAGCTTAAAGCGGGCGACATAATTCCGGTTGAAATGCCAGAGCACATAACCGTATTTGTTGAAGAGTTACCTACATTTAGGGCGAAGATGGGTCGTTCTCGCGACAATGTTGCCCTACAAATTAGCGAAAAAATTAAACGTCCTGATTCAGTTAAGTCTGAGCTGCATGTATTTACTAAAGGCGGCAAGAAAATTGATTCGGATGCAGAATTAGCAGAACTAGAAGATGATTTACACCTCTCTGAGGGTGTAGACTTAGACTGGTAA
- the fliQ gene encoding flagellar biosynthesis protein FliQ, translating into MEPEIFVDILSDALFLVIKLVSAIVVPGLIIGLVVAVFQAATSINEQTLSFLPRLLITISALIVGGHWLTQELMDFFTRLVMIIPEIAG; encoded by the coding sequence ATGGAACCGGAAATTTTTGTTGATATTCTGAGTGATGCACTATTTTTAGTTATCAAACTGGTTTCTGCAATTGTGGTACCTGGTTTAATTATTGGTTTGGTGGTTGCTGTATTTCAGGCGGCAACGTCAATTAATGAACAAACGCTGAGCTTTTTACCTCGTTTGCTAATAACTATCAGCGCACTCATTGTTGGAGGTCACTGGCTTACGCAGGAACTCATGGACTTTTTTACTCGATTAGTCATGATCATCCCTGAAATTGCAGGCTAA
- the fliO gene encoding flagellar biosynthetic protein FliO produces the protein MSSLIALANSVFPAADTAAPSGDILSMVLSLAAVLVLILVLAYFVKKLNPNLVNSDEFKVIRSLPLGSRERLLVIEIDNTQHLLGVTPQNINYLHKLETPLTEKELPELAKRFGKLLNPQVNQNKKK, from the coding sequence ATGAGTAGTTTGATTGCATTGGCAAATTCAGTTTTTCCTGCCGCAGATACCGCAGCCCCATCTGGAGACATACTCTCTATGGTGCTTTCATTAGCTGCAGTGCTAGTACTTATACTTGTACTGGCTTATTTTGTAAAAAAACTAAATCCTAATTTAGTCAATAGTGATGAATTTAAAGTTATTCGGAGCTTACCACTGGGCTCGCGAGAGCGTTTACTGGTTATTGAAATAGATAATACGCAACATTTGCTAGGTGTTACCCCACAAAATATTAATTATTTGCATAAATTAGAAACACCTTTAACAGAAAAAGAATTACCAGAGCTCGCTAAGCGATTTGGCAAGCTTTTAAACCCACAAGTAAATCAAAATAAAAAGAAATAA
- the flhA gene encoding flagellar biosynthesis protein FlhA, which yields MSFKAVLQQLNRDKKEYAKGVGTPLLVLAALGMVILPLPPFLLDILFSFNIALALVVLLVTVYTMKPVEFGMFPAVLLIATIMRLALNVASTRVVLLEGHNGGDAAGKVIEAFGSVVIGGNYAVGLVVFLILIIINFVVITKGAGRISEVSARFTLDAMPGKQMAIDADLNAGFISAEQARDRREEVTREADFYGSMDGASKFVKGDAIAGIIILIINIVGGLFVGMIQHNLSFSNAMEVYTLLTIGDGLVAQLPSLLLSIGTAIVVTRQNESLNMGDQFKKQLGNEKSLFIASGILIIMGLVPGMPHFAFLSLGALLGYLAYYTQQSKLKAAAAIEEEAVNGAAGTGIANKQEQKELGWDDVQQVDVIGLEVGYRLIPLVDQSQGGELLNRIKGVRKKLSQELGFLVPPVHIRDNLELDPNAYRITLMGVSTGEGELKHGDELAINPGQVFGPIKGVETKDPAFGLDAVWIKPDQKDEAQSLGYTVVDSATVVATHISQLLTNSAALLLGHEEVQNLLDMLGKSHPRLVEGLVPDVLPLTVIVKVLQNLLNEGVAIRDMRSIVQTLVEYGPRSQDPDVLTAAVRISLRRLIVQDAVGMSSEIPVITLAPELEQMLHQSLQNAGDEGAGIEPGLAERLQISLNEAHQNQEMAGEPSILLTSGMLRTVLSRFVKYTIPGLRVMSYQEVPDERQIKIVSSVGQQ from the coding sequence ATGAGTTTTAAAGCAGTATTACAACAACTTAACAGAGATAAAAAAGAATATGCCAAAGGGGTAGGTACCCCTTTGCTTGTTCTTGCTGCTTTGGGAATGGTGATTTTACCCTTACCGCCATTTTTACTTGATATTCTTTTTTCGTTCAACATAGCGCTCGCTTTGGTTGTATTACTGGTTACAGTTTATACGATGAAACCAGTTGAGTTTGGTATGTTTCCAGCCGTACTCCTAATCGCAACAATTATGCGCCTAGCACTCAATGTCGCTAGTACGCGGGTAGTACTACTTGAAGGCCACAATGGCGGTGATGCTGCAGGTAAAGTAATAGAGGCCTTTGGCTCTGTTGTTATTGGTGGTAATTACGCAGTTGGTTTGGTTGTATTCTTAATTCTAATTATTATTAACTTTGTCGTAATTACCAAAGGTGCAGGGCGTATTTCTGAGGTATCGGCACGTTTTACCCTTGATGCAATGCCAGGTAAACAAATGGCGATTGACGCAGATTTAAATGCGGGCTTTATTAGTGCAGAGCAAGCACGAGATCGCCGCGAAGAAGTCACACGAGAAGCCGATTTTTACGGTTCAATGGATGGTGCGAGTAAGTTTGTAAAAGGTGATGCTATTGCGGGTATCATCATTTTGATTATTAATATTGTTGGTGGTTTATTTGTTGGTATGATCCAGCATAATTTAAGCTTTAGTAACGCAATGGAAGTGTATACGTTACTTACCATCGGTGATGGATTAGTAGCTCAACTTCCTTCTTTATTACTCTCAATTGGTACTGCAATTGTTGTAACACGTCAAAATGAGTCGCTCAATATGGGCGATCAATTTAAGAAACAACTCGGTAATGAAAAGTCATTATTTATCGCCTCAGGTATATTAATAATAATGGGCTTAGTACCTGGCATGCCACATTTTGCTTTTTTAAGCTTAGGCGCACTTTTAGGGTACTTAGCTTATTATACACAACAAAGTAAACTAAAAGCTGCTGCCGCTATAGAGGAAGAGGCTGTGAATGGTGCTGCTGGTACTGGCATTGCCAATAAACAAGAGCAAAAAGAACTTGGTTGGGATGATGTTCAGCAAGTTGACGTAATTGGCTTAGAGGTTGGCTATAGACTTATTCCACTCGTTGATCAATCACAAGGTGGTGAGCTGCTCAATCGTATAAAAGGTGTACGTAAAAAGCTTTCTCAAGAATTGGGCTTTTTAGTTCCACCAGTTCATATACGCGATAACCTGGAGCTTGACCCTAATGCATACAGAATAACGTTGATGGGCGTTTCAACAGGTGAAGGTGAGCTTAAGCATGGCGATGAGTTAGCGATTAACCCAGGGCAAGTATTTGGCCCTATTAAAGGCGTTGAGACTAAAGACCCTGCATTTGGACTCGATGCTGTTTGGATCAAGCCAGATCAAAAAGATGAAGCACAATCTTTAGGCTATACCGTGGTTGACTCAGCAACAGTAGTGGCAACACATATAAGTCAATTACTAACAAACAGTGCGGCATTATTATTAGGTCACGAAGAAGTTCAAAACCTACTAGATATGTTGGGCAAGAGCCACCCTCGTTTAGTTGAAGGACTTGTGCCTGACGTACTACCATTAACCGTTATTGTAAAAGTATTACAAAATTTATTAAATGAAGGAGTCGCAATACGCGATATGCGATCAATCGTGCAAACCCTTGTAGAGTATGGTCCTCGTAGCCAAGACCCTGATGTATTAACGGCTGCGGTGCGTATTTCATTACGTAGACTTATCGTTCAAGATGCGGTGGGTATGTCTTCAGAAATCCCTGTCATAACCTTGGCGCCGGAGTTGGAACAGATGTTGCATCAGTCATTGCAGAATGCAGGTGACGAAGGTGCCGGAATAGAACCAGGTCTTGCTGAGCGACTTCAAATTTCATTAAATGAAGCGCATCAAAATCAAGAAATGGCTGGTGAACCTTCAATATTGCTAACGTCAGGAATGTTACGCACTGTGTTATCTCGTTTTGTTAAGTACACCATTCCAGGATTGAGAGTGATGTCTTATCAAGAGGTACCAGATGAAAGACAGATTAAGATTGTTAGCTCGGTAGGCCAACAATAA
- the flhB gene encoding flagellar biosynthesis protein FlhB, whose amino-acid sequence MSEDSGQEKTEEPTSKKIDESKKKGQIARSKELGTMFVLIFSAISLLMYGPEIGKGLYNIMGRMLSLNRNETYDTTKMFAVWGEVSDALIFPMGMFVFIIVLAAFIGNTLLGGFNFSWGAAAPKASKMSPMKGFKRMFGSQAAVELVKSLLKFGLVASFAVFLINTFFDEILHLSVENTPGNIIHALEILAWMFLGLSCTLIIIAAIDAPFQSYNHNKQLKMTLQEVKDEYKNSEGDPQIKARIRQTQRQMSQKRMMQDVPDADVIVTNPTHYSVALKYDTERAGAPIVLAKGIDEMAMQIRKVAIGNEVPVVESPMLTRALYHTAEVGDQIPDQLFTAVAQVLAYVFQLKRFNKGRGKRPTKLNNKLPIPDAYKY is encoded by the coding sequence ATGTCTGAAGATTCAGGACAAGAAAAAACAGAAGAACCCACATCGAAAAAAATTGATGAGTCGAAAAAAAAGGGCCAAATAGCACGCTCCAAAGAACTCGGAACCATGTTTGTTCTAATTTTTTCTGCAATTTCGTTATTAATGTATGGACCAGAAATAGGCAAAGGTTTGTACAATATAATGGGGCGCATGCTTAGTTTGAATCGAAATGAAACATACGATACAACTAAAATGTTTGCTGTATGGGGGGAGGTTTCGGATGCTTTGATTTTCCCGATGGGCATGTTTGTATTTATAATTGTCTTAGCTGCATTTATTGGTAACACCTTGTTAGGTGGCTTTAATTTCAGTTGGGGCGCGGCGGCACCTAAAGCAAGTAAAATGTCGCCGATGAAAGGTTTTAAACGCATGTTTGGGTCGCAAGCGGCTGTTGAACTTGTAAAATCACTTTTAAAATTTGGTTTAGTAGCCAGCTTTGCGGTGTTTTTAATTAATACATTTTTTGATGAAATACTACATTTAAGCGTAGAGAATACGCCAGGTAATATTATTCATGCTCTGGAAATTTTGGCATGGATGTTTTTGGGTCTATCGTGCACTTTAATTATTATTGCAGCTATTGATGCGCCATTTCAAAGCTACAATCATAACAAACAACTAAAAATGACGTTGCAAGAAGTTAAAGACGAATATAAAAATTCAGAAGGTGATCCTCAAATAAAAGCACGCATAAGGCAAACGCAAAGACAAATGTCGCAAAAGCGAATGATGCAAGACGTACCTGACGCTGATGTTATTGTTACCAACCCAACACATTATTCTGTGGCGCTAAAATACGATACAGAGCGTGCAGGAGCGCCTATTGTGCTAGCCAAAGGCATTGATGAAATGGCGATGCAGATTCGTAAGGTCGCAATCGGCAACGAAGTACCCGTTGTAGAGTCCCCTATGCTCACTCGAGCTCTTTATCATACAGCTGAGGTGGGCGATCAAATCCCCGATCAATTATTTACCGCTGTAGCTCAAGTTTTAGCGTATGTGTTTCAACTTAAGCGCTTTAATAAAGGGCGTGGAAAACGTCCAACCAAACTTAATAATAAACTGCCTATCCCCGACGCCTATAAATATTAA
- the fliP gene encoding flagellar type III secretion system pore protein FliP (The bacterial flagellar biogenesis protein FliP forms a type III secretion system (T3SS)-type pore required for flagellar assembly.): MIKWLLIFIAIVFVPSASAEGLDALTITTNADGTQDYSVTLQVLAIMTALSFIPAAIIMMTSFTRIIVVLAILRQAIGLQQTPSNQVLLGMSLFLSIFIMSPIYEKINERAIEPYLSEKVTSLEALELAKEPMKAFMLSQVRLKDLETFAKIAGHDQLDSPEAAPLIVLIPAFVTSELQTAFIIGFMFFIPFLIVDLVVASVLMAMGMMMLSPMIVSLPFKIMLFVLVDGWSLVMGTLAKSFGLGT; this comes from the coding sequence ATGATAAAATGGCTACTTATTTTTATTGCCATTGTGTTTGTTCCCAGTGCAAGTGCAGAAGGCCTTGATGCGCTAACAATTACAACAAACGCAGATGGCACGCAAGATTACTCAGTAACATTGCAAGTTTTAGCCATTATGACGGCGTTGAGCTTTATACCCGCCGCCATAATTATGATGACATCATTTACACGTATTATTGTTGTACTCGCTATTTTGCGCCAAGCTATTGGTTTGCAGCAAACACCATCAAATCAAGTTCTATTAGGTATGTCGCTTTTTTTAAGTATTTTTATCATGTCGCCCATTTATGAAAAAATTAATGAACGCGCCATAGAACCATATTTAAGTGAGAAGGTAACCTCATTAGAGGCGTTAGAACTTGCTAAAGAGCCGATGAAAGCATTTATGCTTTCTCAAGTTCGTCTTAAAGACTTAGAAACATTTGCAAAAATAGCGGGGCACGATCAATTAGATTCACCAGAAGCAGCCCCATTAATTGTATTAATACCTGCATTTGTAACCAGTGAGTTGCAAACCGCCTTTATTATCGGTTTTATGTTTTTTATTCCTTTCCTAATTGTTGATTTAGTGGTCGCCTCAGTTTTAATGGCCATGGGTATGATGATGCTCTCGCCAATGATTGTTTCTTTACCGTTTAAAATAATGCTATTTGTGCTGGTAGATGGCTGGAGTTTAGTAATGGGTACGTTAGCTAAAAGCTTTGGTTTAGGTACGTGA
- the fliN gene encoding flagellar motor switch protein FliN, with the protein MSDDQDTMDEWAAALAEAEIPEESADEAHVAELDELSDERHELSGDEKRKLDTILDIPVTISMEVGRSKINIRNLLQLNQGSVVELDRVAGEPLDVLVNGTLIAHGEVVVVNDKFGIRLTDVVSQVERIKKLR; encoded by the coding sequence ATGAGTGATGACCAAGATACTATGGATGAATGGGCAGCAGCATTAGCTGAGGCTGAAATTCCAGAAGAGAGTGCGGATGAAGCACACGTTGCTGAACTCGATGAGTTAAGTGATGAACGACATGAGCTAAGTGGTGATGAAAAGCGTAAACTTGATACGATTTTAGATATCCCCGTTACTATTTCTATGGAAGTAGGGCGCTCTAAAATTAATATACGTAATTTATTGCAACTTAACCAAGGATCCGTTGTAGAACTAGATCGAGTCGCTGGTGAGCCTCTTGATGTACTTGTTAATGGCACACTGATAGCACATGGTGAAGTTGTTGTTGTTAATGACAAATTTGGTATCAGATTGACAGATGTTGTTAGTCAAGTTGAACGGATTAAAAAGTTACGATGA
- the fliR gene encoding flagellar biosynthetic protein FliR, with protein sequence MELPFSVIIQWLSDFLLPLVRISSMIMVMAGLGAKNVPTRIKVGLAVVVTLVALPNLPPATFTNLFSFEMILVVIQQLLIGVAIGFASTLLLNTFVLAGQILAMQTGLGFASVVDPSNGMSVPAVGQFYLILATLLFFVFNGHLMMIQMVIHSFEVLPVDGNWWAVDHYWDIVTWGGWMFSTALVLSLAPLTAMLVINMSFGIMTRAAPQLNIFSIGFPLTLVAGLIIIWATLGNFIFQFEYQWLKMIELMCTLVGCSP encoded by the coding sequence ATGGAGCTGCCATTTTCAGTAATCATTCAATGGTTGAGTGACTTTTTATTACCGCTAGTACGAATAAGCTCAATGATAATGGTGATGGCGGGTTTAGGCGCTAAAAATGTACCCACACGAATAAAAGTCGGGTTAGCGGTTGTCGTTACTCTTGTTGCTTTGCCTAACCTTCCTCCTGCGACATTTACCAATTTATTTTCTTTTGAAATGATTTTAGTTGTGATCCAGCAACTGCTGATTGGTGTGGCGATTGGGTTTGCATCTACGCTATTATTAAATACATTTGTTTTAGCAGGACAAATATTAGCAATGCAAACGGGCCTTGGTTTCGCCTCAGTTGTTGATCCCTCCAATGGTATGAGTGTACCTGCTGTTGGACAATTTTATTTGATTTTAGCGACTTTATTATTTTTTGTATTTAATGGTCATTTAATGATGATCCAAATGGTTATCCATAGTTTCGAAGTGCTACCTGTTGATGGTAATTGGTGGGCTGTTGATCATTATTGGGATATTGTAACCTGGGGTGGCTGGATGTTTAGCACGGCCTTGGTGCTATCGCTTGCCCCCTTAACTGCAATGCTGGTTATTAATATGTCGTTTGGCATTATGACGCGTGCGGCACCACAATTGAATATCTTTTCTATTGGCTTTCCATTAACGCTTGTGGCGGGGCTTATTATTATTTGGGCTACGCTAGGTAACTTTATTTTTCAGTTCGAATATCAATGGCTCAAAATGATTGAGTTAATGTGTACTTTAGTTGGCTGTTCGCCATAG